CTTGGCTAAAGATACATGACACATATACAACCCTCAGACATACATCTGTCCTCTGCCTTCAACAATGTCCGGGCTGTGATTACTTCTTGAACTGCAGCTGTAAATAAGAACATATTTTATTACCAGTTATTCAAGTGGGTCCACCTCAGCTCCTCCTCTCATTTGTCTCCAGGACCAGGTCCTCTGAACTAAAGGTCAGAGGCTTCTGTAATATACATCCACAGTATAGGCACTCCCCTATTTTATCCTTACAGTATAATAACTCCTTAATGAAACCATTAGTACTTGTAGCTCTTAAGTTATGAACGTTTGACTCATGTTTTAAGCCACAGTTAACTCCATCATGGATGCACGAGTATCACAGAAATTCTTTTCTGGAATTAGACAACAGGAAGAGAGAATGAGTAACACAAAAGGCATGCCACGGTGAAGGTACGCATAGCAACCACTAGCCAAGTCATTTTCACCACAGATCACCTACAAAACCAGAGGACCCTACAGACTGGAGAAAAAACCGCCACCAGCTACGTTTTTCAGAACTGATAATGCAGacgttttatcttttttttattgatctgaTGATGAACAGTACAGCAGAGCTGTGCTCTCCTGCTGGAGTAATAACACAGTGGAAAACTCCAAGCTGGCCTTCATTTGACAGACTGGGGAAGATAAAATtgtattatattaattaattctTTAATTACTGCACTGCTGCTAGCCACTGCGTGTGATCATAACTAGACTAAGTTAAAAGGATATCCATGTTGTGGTAATCagctaaaacaaaaaacataaattgtTGTCATGTTAGAAGAGATTTAGGACTGCCCTGCTGTTGTTCTAATGAGAAACcctgattcatttttttaacttaGTCATCCAGGTGCCAACTCAGACTGAAATATTAACCTAATAATCATCATTTCAAAAGTACGGTGTCGTTTACTCCGGGGAAACGTTCTCGAGTTCCAAGAACAACTCAAAACGCTTGATTACATCCTTCCTGCCTGTTCCTACATTCGCTGGTCTGAACTCATCTCAACGGTACAAAAGCTGACATCTAAAGGGTTCCCCAGAAAACTGTAAAGAATGGACTGCTATTCAATAGGTACAACAAAACTGCTGAGCTGGAGTGGCTGTGGGCAAAATTAAACATCCCACGCTATGAAAGAACGGAGCGACCGCTCAGCATCCTGTTAGTTTGACATAGAGATAAAGCACTCAGGTACAAACGTAAAGGGTTAGACACACTGACTTACAAAGGACAACAAAATAAGAAAGTATGGTAAGATAGACAAGGCAAGGAGGTAGAGGAGGTACGCGCAATTCTATTgtctgacggcatccggaagtgtgctccgttctgtgagtctcgaaattccgtgagacacaaaagtagtTTAAACAGTCTAtgtgagtgtgggaaaaggtaatacagatagaaggtggtttaatatcagtatgggaagggttcataaacttttaaattaccgtaaataataagacaaatagtttgtcgctgtatcgcggaattcgttatttgcatgtggttccttGGAACACATTGACCGCGAGtagcgagggcgcactgtgttcCGAGCATGGCTGAAGTCTGCTGGTGTGTGCGTGATCAATTCCTCACCTCTCCAGAGAAGCTGTACTTCCCCTTGAGGATCTGCCGGTACAGCCTCATGCGGTTGTCATCCTCGAAGGGCATGGTTCCGCTCAGCAGGATGTAGGATATCACCCCCAGTGCCCACATGTCTACAGCATTTGTATAGGGCTTCCTCACCAGGATCTCAGGGGCAATATATTCAGGTGTTCCGCACGTGGTCTTCATAAGACACTCGTCCCCCTTTTTCCTGCTACTAGCCAAACCAAAGTCGGTGATGATGATCTTGGAATCGGCTCCGGGGTGGTAGTACagcaggttctctggcttcaggTCTCGGTGCGTGATCCCCAAAGTATGGAGATACTTGACACCGTCCAGCACCATCTGCAGCACTCGTGTGGCGTCCCGCTCAGTGAACGAGCCGCGGGCGATGATCCGGTCGAAGAGCTCTCCTCCGGTCGCCAGCTCCATCACCATGTAGACTCGCTCCGCCGTCTCAAACACCTCCATAAGCTGGATGATATTGGTATGACGGACGCGCCGCAGTACACACAGCTCAGACTCGCacacctccctcccctcccGGTAACGAGTCTCAATCATTTTGATTGCGTAAGGCTGCCGGGTGCTTTTGTGTTCCACGCGGACAACACGGCTAAAACTCCcacgaccaatcagagctttGATATCATATTTGGCTGTGACTCTGGGGTCAAACTTGGCTCGATATTTCGCCACCTTCTTCCGCTGAGGGTCCGACAGCTCTGATGGATCCTTAGGGGGCTGAGCTGACGCCGTGGGAGTGGCGGCTTGGGCCTgacagggggaggtagagtcaGATTTGTCACCTCTTCCTCCACTGGCTCCATCCGTCTTGCTCCTCGTGCCATCCCCTCGTATGAAATGCTTGTAGATATCTGTCTGAGGAGGCGGGGGAGGATCAACCTGAAAAAACAGGGAACTCAGTCAGTCATAGATTTACATGAACTGATGGAAACAAAAGTAGAATCTTCTACAGAGAACGGAGGAAAGTCATATGTAGAAAAACACAACGCACAAATACTCGTCAGGGCTCTTTCACAACTTCCTTGTTTGGCACTGATGTTCTGACTTTATAGTCAGAACCAAAACACCCAGGGTGCAACCTCCCCTGAAACAAAGAGGCTTTGGTCCAACAGGAATAGGGGGTCTCAGTCCGGATCAAACTTATATAACGTACCTGGTTTGGACATTCAGCTGTGAAAAAACCCTGAGACGACAGACAGAATAGCCCGGTGAGACTGACTATTTTGGGAGTGTTTAAAGTCAGAGAACAATAAATCAGCAGAACATATTTAAACTCCTCCTGTGTTCTTGAGTCATGGTCCTGTCATAATGCCAAAAAACATATTTGCAAAACATGCAGTCTCACTGAAATAGTTGATAAAGTAGCCAAACATTTTAAGTTCATTTTCCAGGGAATGTGTCAATAATTTCATGGgtgcaaagaaaaagaatggttcaaataaGCCTGAAGAACTGAACACATACCATTAGACTGTGAGAAATTATATTAAACATTTAAGTCATTTAAAACTGAATGTCTAATTAATTCAAAAATCAGAGGTAGTTGCAGCAAAGTCCTACAAGAAGCCCAATCTTACACATGATGatttgctgcatttttttggttgtcttttttcattaatcataaattaaatatgcttttctaattattttatgGGAAATAATCATATCATTAGCATTGCTATTAAGAAGATCATCCAACTGACCTTTTTGACCAGGTCCAACTGAACATCCCCTGGAGGCTCAGGGAGGACCTTACTGTTCCTGCACCCCATCACTCCGCCCGGGGCCGCTGCCCAGTCAGCCACACAGGCCGCCAGGAGCCCTGCCTCATCACCGCAACAGTTGATTCAACACACCCACATCCAGACTGCAGCCACCATCAGACCCAGGGTTCATGAATCAAGCTGAATAAACCCACTCAAATCCCAACAACCTGGCATCAGCAGACACACTTCATGAATTCAACCACAACATCCACTCAAGTCCAGTTTAAGACGTCCAAACATTCATGGATACATGGTGTGCAAGCACGTCGTCCGTCGCCATCAGCAAGTCCTTCACTGCTGCTTGATTTCTGTTGCAGTCTCTTTCATGGGCTTGCAGCGGGTCTTGTACATATAGCCAGGCTGCAAAGCAGGCAAGTTGGGTTGTACCTCAGGGACACAGAAGGCCCCCTTCTTACATGGTGTAATATGCTGAGAAAAGATCTTTAGTAATGATGCTCATGGTGGAAAAAAGCTGACTGGAGCAGGGAAGTGTGAGTGATTATCTAAAATGAGTTTAAATTCCTTCTCCGGTAAAAAACAGCATCAACTCTGCTTCGATCCATTGGGAgaagctgcagcatcagcagcagatgaagcaggagAATCACAGGCTGGGGAGAAGCAGAGAGAAGCTCTGAAACAGAGAACAGAAAGTACATGAGTGAAGACGGTCAGGGCCACCAAGCACACTGACATCTGCTGACGGATGACATTTCAATGGCTACAAcagcatttttgtattttaaaatttataaacATATGACTTATCTTAGCAATAAAAGTAGAAATAATTTGTGTATGTAGTGGCATGATGAGGCTATTTGCTTTCACAAGCAAATCATGAATATAGAAGCTGCAGGTGGAAGGTACATTATTCAATCATTATGGTGCATTAGGTTTATTGGTAAAACACAATTTATAAACTACTTAAAATAATCACATCACACAAGAACAGTCTGACTGGTGCAGTGCAATAGACAGTACAACCCTCTATTCCCTAACGATAATACAAAATGGTAATTTTACTGATTCCTGTGGTGACAAGATGATTCAACTGCTTGATGCAAAGCATCTCCACTTTTTACTACAAACCCTTTGGCTGCTATGAGCTGCTGCAAATATATTGCATATCCAGATACCAGGTACTGGCAGCATTCCAAAGGAATCTTAACCCATTCCTTACGGCCTCAAGTTCTGGAGTATTCCTGATTTAAACGACTGCAACAACCTTCTAATCCaacaaaaaatagtttttatggGAGTTAAACCAGAAGACTCCAGAATAATCTTGGACTTATTGAGAAGTCTTGGTGGACTCTGAAGTCTGTTTGGGACTATTGTGATTTTGACATCCTCACAGTTGGAGACTTTATTCTAGTGTTTCCTGATACTTGACATAACCCATAAGACCCTCTTCATGCTGCAGCATCTGAAGAGCAGAGCAGCTCCAGAACATCACAGAGACACCAACACGATTCACTGTAGGTAGAGTGTTATTTACAGCATCAGCtccattcttcatcctccagACAGACTGGTCCACAGACGCTAGAAGGTCCGGTCTGGTTTCATGAACAGCATACAAGAACTGTTGTATCTTATCTACATGGTTCTATACTGGAACTGACCTTCCTTGTGCTTTGGGTCAGCTGTGGTTCATCTTGAGGCTcagacatgaaatatttatataaattaagACATAAGACAGAAAGTGTCTCGACAGAGTAAGTTCATTTAGATTGGGACAGTGTATTATAGCTGATTGACAGGTTAGCTCTCCTGGAGAAGAATATTCTGGGCTTTGAATGATTTTGGGACTGCCGCAGTCAGAAAAGTCAGAATTCtaatgtattaatgtgttaTAACTGTTGTATCAACACAATATAATATCTTAATATCTTGTATGGAGTTTCTaaaataaaaggtaaaaaaaaaagaaagatatttACTCCTTAAAACATTTGAACTGATGGTGGAAACATAGTCAAACGTAAACTAGACACTGTTCTGAACACGTTCACAGCTAATAGTGTCAAAGTTTAGTTCACGTTTAAAATGGCCAGGCCTttcatgtttgttcttttgCCGAAAACTATGTGGACCGTTACTTTTCGACAACACCAGGATAATATATAAAAACTTTCACAAATAACATTTCAGGcttaaaacagacaaacaaactcaCCTCATGACTTATCCGAGATAGCGGAGTGTTGGAACATGCTAACTAGCCTGCTAGCAGCAGGGCAGGACTCCCAACTTTGCCAAATCCAGCCTCCTCACCCCACTCTCACTCAGCTGGGCTCTCCATTTTCACCTCGCACTTTTTCAACTTTATTCCCGATGACAAACAAGTCCGAGCCGTCACGTCGTCACTCAGAAACATTTGGTATCAATTTCAACGTTTATGTAGTGAAAGAAAtacagaaacacatgaaaagTTTCCCCGTTGGTCGCTTTTCTGGACGGTGTTTTTCGACCACCTTCTCACAGCCAGAGGCGCGTGAAGAGCGACAGAAACAGACACGGAAGTTCCGGATAatatcttcaaaataaaatccttggTTGAGCGGTCTAGGAATCAgtcatttaattaaatgattttaagaagaagaaaaaaaacgccAGTCATGATGTTTTCCTGTGTAACATATTTTAGCtggttttgcattttattttagacGATCAGATCCAAAAAGTATACACAGAGGACTcaaaagatttaatttaattttatgtacaGGTTTGATCAAGAACGCACACTACAgttaatgattcaaacgcatgcatgcgtatacagtatattagtgaGCGACGTTTCCACTCATTTTATCTTATacttttttgttggtttttaagCTGTGTGATATTATTTTGTTCAAACTACTGTATTGATTGACATTAACGAAATATCAATTCACCATTTAGCTCTCTGACATACTTATTcatcttttcctgttttgtgtttttgtcatgtttgacAGCACCCTGTACAAACTCCCCCCCCGTGGGATTAATACAGTACAACTCTTTTTTTCAATGCTCTTATTTTGTAGATGTGATTCTTCCATTTCCTGCTTCAAACCATCTGTCTCCGGCTAACAGAACGGAGGTTCTATTCCACCCAACTTCTGCTGAGAGGGGACGACCTCCCTCGGCTTGTTTCGACCCCATTAAATCTTCACCGTCACTTCCTGGATACAGAGAAGTCCTCCTGTTAAACTGCTGACTTCTCTATTCTCCCTTTGGAAAAGTACTAGAGAATCAGGGAGGTCCTTTTACAATTAAGTCTCTCATGGTAACGTTAGACTATCGTTACATGATGAGCCTGATCCTCATTTGTTGTGATGGTCCTTCAGAATTTATGTTATGCACAAGTCTACATCAATCCCCAAATGCcctaaataaaacaaagctaAAGCAGTTTGAACTTATTAATTCAATAGCATTTTCTTTTATGccacaattaaaagaaaatgttacaTTTCCTGTGATTTAAAAGTAATTCAACccctttattattatcatcacagTCGTAGAGCACACATTTGCAAAGGAGATGTTAAAACACTGAGCCAACCTCCATAGTCTTACAGAGACACAGAGGTTTTAGGATACTGTTCTTTGGAACTATGAAACCAAACCAGACCTTCTAATGTCTGTGGATCAGCAGTCTGTctggaggatgaagaatggaGCTGATGCTCTGAAGAACACTCTACCTACAGTGAAGCATGTTGGTACCTCTGTGATGCTCTGGAGCTGCTCTGCTTCCTGAGACACTAAATCCTGCAATATCAAGAGGGTGAGATGGATGCCATCAAGTATCAGGAACATCTTGAAGAAACCGTCTCTCCATCTGTGAGAAAAATGAAGCTTGGTTCTTCCAGAAGGAGAACAGTTCCAAACAAGCTTTAACGTTCACTACAACTCCATAAGAagcctttttccattttatagAACTTGAAAGCTACACCTGATTTGAATCCCCAGGAAAATCTTGGGTACCCCAAGAGGTGGTTGCAGTGTTTAAAGGAATATTCCAGAAAAGGAGGCCTTCGATGATGAGGAATGGGCTTAGATTCCTCGTGGAATGCTGCCAGAAGATGGTGTTTAGACATTAATCATATTTGCAGCTAAAAGGTTTTTAGAGACAATTGTCATTCAGGAGTTGAATCATTTAGAGACTTCTGTAATAGTAGcctcatatttatatttatttatgggAAAATACTTTTAATACTGGGGTTTTACTGCAAGCAGCTGATAAATTGTATATTTTTTCGTTAAACCTAATATAAAATAGGGGTTGAATAGTTttaactccaactgtgtgtagtGGGTTTTAACAGTGACTTCTGGTGTACTGTGGACCTCTTTTGGGGATTAGCTAAataatttaacagaaaacatgcaaatggGTCTATTAGTAGGCCTACACGTTCAAAACTATTCACTAAATCATCATATTTTTAGTATCATATCAACCATATATTTAGACgtattttttctttgtgcacTTAATGTTGTTAAAATCTGTATTTTGGCTCTTTTTAATGAAAACTTTTGATTAGATAATTAAAGACACTGACTGACAGAAGTGAACGACAGTGCTTCACTGGCAGCAGTTCATCACCTGCTGTTCCGGTGCTTTTCCACATGGTGTCACTGTACACATAAAAGTCACTGTGGAGGCAGCCTCCAACTGTAGGGCTActatttatatcattttattgaGCTGGCTTTTCCAAACTCTCCACCAATGCCACCACGCTTGTACAACAACCTGGGATGAGTAGCAGAGTTTCACCCGGCTTGTTCATGAGTGAAGTAATAAAGAATATTTGGCCCTGACTTCAGTGTTGGTGTGATGGAGTGTACCGGACTGACTGACCATGACATGTACAGTCTACACGCAGGACATGGCAGAGTTTTGTAGAGTGGCATTAAAGTGGAGAATTAGTAGGAGGAAGATAAATGTTCTAGATAAGAGAGCCAGATAGACAGTAAAATTCATCTTATGATGCCAATAAAGCTCCAAGAATTGGATTGAGGGAGGGAAAATGAGTGGGAGAAGTGGTGTGGGGGTGACGGAGTAAGACAACGGATGACAGATGGTGGGTACCAGACAGAAATATaggggaaaggaaggaagggagggggagagatGAAACGACAAAGAGTAATCAAAATGGAAAGAGGGAGATTCAGACAGATAGAGGAAAGgaagacacagacagagacggGAGAAAACTAAGACATGATAAAATGCAAAGGAGGAGAGCCTCTGAGGGGTCGCTGC
This region of Antennarius striatus isolate MH-2024 chromosome 4, ASM4005453v1, whole genome shotgun sequence genomic DNA includes:
- the pskh1 gene encoding serine/threonine-protein kinase H1 homolog; translated protein: MGCRNSKVLPEPPGDVQLDLVKKVDPPPPPQTDIYKHFIRGDGTRSKTDGASGGRGDKSDSTSPCQAQAATPTASAQPPKDPSELSDPQRKKVAKYRAKFDPRVTAKYDIKALIGRGSFSRVVRVEHKSTRQPYAIKMIETRYREGREVCESELCVLRRVRHTNIIQLMEVFETAERVYMVMELATGGELFDRIIARGSFTERDATRVLQMVLDGVKYLHTLGITHRDLKPENLLYYHPGADSKIIITDFGLASSRKKGDECLMKTTCGTPEYIAPEILVRKPYTNAVDMWALGVISYILLSGTMPFEDDNRMRLYRQILKGKYSFSGEPWPSVSNLAKDFVERILTVDPSERLTAGQALKHPWIISMAASSSMRNLQRCISQNLLKRASSRCHSTKSAQSTRSSRSTKSNKARRVREKELRELNRRYQQQYNG